One window of Chamaesiphon minutus PCC 6605 genomic DNA carries:
- a CDS encoding S-layer homology domain-containing protein, which yields MHYLSKIFRLSAIAIVTLVLKINVIQPAVANIPNSVVKSSLHLAERIDFDTKPTITSVNQFKDVQPTDNHFMALQSLTERYRILVVYKDGNFHSEIPLSRGQFALFLNEGLERIDELVTLLNEQTNNKYRGYQGAYKRFSANNLKLKSVAQLKDLTPSSPYFKAVKSLTERYGVNFADRDGRLRLDRPVTEKEVQDWLDGVFKIGKKTNLNYSNKQPINRGQFVIKFNDALDDINTRLGALPK from the coding sequence ATGCATTATTTATCCAAAATTTTTAGGTTGTCGGCGATTGCGATCGTCACATTAGTTCTGAAAATCAATGTGATTCAACCTGCTGTTGCTAACATTCCCAATTCAGTAGTTAAATCGAGTCTGCATTTAGCCGAGCGCATCGATTTTGACACCAAGCCAACGATTACGAGTGTCAACCAGTTCAAAGATGTCCAACCAACTGACAATCATTTTATGGCATTGCAGTCTCTAACAGAGAGATATCGGATACTTGTAGTATATAAAGACGGCAACTTTCATTCAGAAATTCCGCTCTCACGCGGACAGTTCGCACTTTTTTTGAATGAAGGTTTAGAGCGAATCGATGAGTTAGTAACACTATTAAATGAACAAACTAATAATAAGTACCGAGGTTATCAAGGTGCTTACAAACGATTTTCGGCAAATAATTTAAAGTTAAAATCGGTTGCTCAACTCAAAGACTTGACTCCATCGAGTCCTTACTTTAAAGCGGTTAAATCTCTAACCGAACGCTATGGCGTTAATTTTGCCGATCGTGACGGTAGGCTTCGACTGGATCGGCCAGTTACTGAAAAAGAAGTACAAGATTGGCTAGATGGAGTTTTCAAAATTGGCAAAAAAACCAATCTTAATTATTCCAATAAGCAACCCATCAATCGAGGTCAATTTGTTATCAAATTCAATGATGCACTTGATGACATTAATACAAGATTAGGCGCATTACCAAAGTAA